The following are encoded together in the Desulfococcus multivorans genome:
- a CDS encoding AsmA-like C-terminal domain-containing protein, with translation MNIYLKFTLKWLFRCILGLIVAGVIIFTWIRIQPPSLSFFDPYIRETLQPHSPEYTLTYKDIRTAWPKGRLVPGISITDARYMLNDETVLARFPVITVRLSLASLFLGSVKPIEIWLSRPEADLSHLAGSERAASAAAVLETLNSPQFFNNLFAFAERHKNFKRLHAANGRLTLPGESAPINVDLPSVVLSMLHVQATPELILTASYAVNGQASRLQTVIHAPPEKGSDPGKVSESKIHFTNLHPPILAELSPDLAPLRGLDFKTQLELLFRVDASGRVDNLRFEMDSDAEGTLFHPEVWETPVPIEKLTAKGWLKNGFTQLKLASLHIESRGVTFDTTGTVDHLGKFDAVALDVRVDHLDPSRAHLYWPYQIFPVARNWIRDHFIGGEIHDATAKIRITPADLAAPVLPKGIIDVIAPFSDVAMKYHGKLLPITDAKGTARFTAHDITIDVAAARNYDSRALDGKVVIGKFTADPVTIDIRTTAKGPADDLRKVIDGLTGNTGYPIEIASGKAETRLSFQWPLSRFDKETFDYHAASKIQGFEIPNFQGYRWAQKTLLVSLDRNAVAVTGIDGELSPETAPDTAVPIKRIEAKGKLNYAPAGIEVSAFSTDLGGPVLKFSGVVTAADPYPRIQLEGGIDDLPFQILHQYWPRRFSGGLQKWLQTRVSDGNIHHADVRIDLDPAMSSLERLPATAVAVEGKFSGLRIDYFPPLPAIDKGEGLFTLSPDTAQVRFDKGSVGQSKIAATRIDITGIQNGEPEIDILAEIEGPASDLVEAARSIPGGAPMTMDLPPLVGAAAATRIHVKGPMDAEDGLKDVHYTIASKIAQITVKEFLGLHLTNGTAAVSFENDRFSVEGEIWSGQTPVSVRWEKNAEARETVHLSAVVASENHKDIRLPNLPFLKGTIQTDVNLTLTEDGIEVAPRIDFTQTAIDLRRWGWIKPVGTSAVLKGRSTLTDGNILTVSELILSGKKLDIQGSGKATFGTSTTVDVKLDPLNVGNHQLFGELTFDEKKGFQVNLTGSGFDAAGLLKMGKSSPPADPSTQPSQDKKTRPETVITFDIDKVFLANGVILNRPKGRIVWNGEKIHSVLIDGTFREEAPLHIAVTRKTNPEQILIQTSDAGTLLKGIDVYGNIRGGALVFDGQSENLLPTRKRVSGSIKIKDFLVVNAPGLVKVLSMASFVGALGQLQSGGIHFGTLDGNLTFENNIITLDGGRMEGISLAMTAEGSYDVEKRMSDIKGIVIPVNILNQVVDMIPILGKLIVGQGIIATDYTIKGPMDNPEVSIHPLTTLSVGFLRDVFKGFDFKAPGNADGTNAVSPGKKEGTPSR, from the coding sequence GTGAACATCTATCTGAAATTCACCTTGAAATGGCTATTCCGATGCATCCTTGGCCTGATCGTCGCGGGTGTCATCATCTTTACCTGGATTCGTATCCAGCCCCCATCCCTCTCGTTTTTCGACCCTTATATCCGTGAAACCCTCCAACCGCATTCACCCGAATACACGCTAACCTACAAGGATATCCGGACGGCATGGCCCAAAGGGCGTCTGGTTCCCGGCATCAGCATCACCGATGCCCGGTACATGCTCAACGATGAAACCGTGTTGGCCCGTTTCCCAGTCATCACGGTAAGGCTGAGCCTGGCAAGCCTTTTCCTGGGTAGCGTCAAACCCATCGAAATATGGCTTTCCCGCCCGGAGGCCGACCTTTCCCACCTCGCCGGGTCGGAACGCGCGGCTTCGGCTGCGGCGGTATTGGAAACACTCAACAGCCCACAGTTTTTCAACAATCTGTTCGCGTTCGCCGAGCGGCACAAAAACTTCAAACGGCTTCACGCCGCAAACGGCCGACTCACACTTCCAGGGGAGTCGGCCCCCATCAATGTGGACCTGCCCAGCGTCGTGCTCTCTATGTTGCACGTTCAGGCCACGCCGGAGCTTATCCTGACGGCATCCTACGCCGTAAATGGTCAGGCGAGCCGTCTCCAGACCGTCATCCACGCCCCCCCTGAAAAAGGGTCCGACCCGGGAAAGGTTTCCGAAAGCAAAATCCATTTCACAAACCTCCACCCACCGATTCTGGCTGAACTCTCGCCGGATCTCGCGCCGTTGCGAGGACTGGATTTCAAGACACAGCTTGAACTGTTGTTCCGCGTCGACGCCAGCGGCAGGGTTGACAACCTCCGTTTCGAAATGGACTCCGACGCGGAAGGAACCCTATTTCATCCCGAGGTATGGGAAACGCCGGTACCCATTGAAAAATTGACGGCCAAGGGATGGCTGAAAAACGGCTTTACCCAATTGAAACTGGCAAGTCTTCACATCGAATCACGCGGAGTGACCTTCGACACCACGGGAACGGTCGACCACCTTGGGAAATTCGATGCCGTCGCCCTGGATGTGCGGGTCGACCACCTGGATCCTTCCAGGGCCCACCTATACTGGCCTTATCAGATATTCCCCGTCGCCAGAAACTGGATTCGAGATCATTTTATCGGGGGAGAGATCCACGACGCCACAGCCAAAATCCGCATCACACCGGCGGATCTCGCGGCGCCGGTCCTGCCCAAAGGCATTATCGACGTAATCGCGCCCTTCAGCGATGTCGCGATGAAATACCACGGGAAACTTTTGCCGATCACGGATGCCAAAGGCACAGCCCGATTCACGGCTCACGATATCACCATCGACGTCGCCGCCGCCCGAAACTATGACTCGCGGGCCTTAGACGGAAAAGTCGTTATCGGAAAATTCACGGCGGATCCCGTCACCATTGACATCCGCACCACAGCCAAAGGCCCCGCGGATGATCTGAGGAAGGTCATTGACGGCCTGACGGGCAATACGGGCTATCCCATTGAAATTGCGTCGGGAAAGGCCGAAACGCGCCTCTCCTTTCAATGGCCCCTGTCCCGTTTCGACAAAGAGACCTTCGACTACCACGCGGCATCAAAGATTCAGGGTTTTGAAATCCCGAATTTCCAGGGATACCGCTGGGCGCAGAAAACCCTTCTCGTATCCCTTGACCGAAATGCCGTGGCCGTAACCGGCATCGACGGAGAGCTGTCGCCGGAAACCGCCCCGGACACCGCGGTTCCCATCAAGCGCATTGAAGCCAAGGGCAAACTCAATTATGCGCCGGCCGGCATCGAGGTGAGCGCCTTTTCCACCGACTTGGGGGGTCCCGTACTCAAGTTTTCCGGCGTTGTAACGGCAGCGGATCCGTACCCCAGGATCCAACTCGAAGGCGGCATCGATGACTTGCCTTTCCAGATCCTTCATCAATACTGGCCCCGGCGTTTTTCAGGCGGTCTGCAAAAATGGCTTCAGACCCGTGTTTCAGACGGAAACATCCACCATGCCGATGTCAGAATCGATCTTGACCCCGCTATGTCGTCCCTTGAGCGGCTGCCGGCGACGGCCGTTGCCGTGGAGGGGAAATTCAGCGGCCTCCGGATCGATTATTTTCCCCCCTTGCCCGCCATAGACAAAGGGGAGGGACTCTTCACGCTGTCACCCGACACCGCCCAGGTACGATTCGACAAGGGGTCGGTGGGTCAGTCAAAAATCGCCGCAACCCGGATCGATATCACCGGCATCCAAAACGGCGAACCTGAGATCGACATCCTTGCCGAGATCGAGGGTCCCGCCTCCGATCTGGTTGAAGCGGCCCGGAGCATACCGGGAGGGGCGCCCATGACGATGGATCTTCCGCCGCTGGTAGGCGCCGCCGCTGCAACCCGTATCCATGTAAAAGGCCCGATGGATGCAGAGGATGGGCTAAAAGACGTGCATTACACCATTGCCTCGAAGATCGCGCAGATCACCGTAAAGGAATTTCTCGGGCTCCACCTGACCAACGGAACAGCCGCCGTAAGCTTTGAAAACGACCGTTTCTCCGTGGAGGGAGAAATCTGGAGCGGACAGACCCCCGTCTCGGTCCGATGGGAAAAAAACGCCGAAGCCCGGGAAACCGTCCATCTATCGGCAGTCGTGGCTTCCGAAAACCACAAGGACATACGCCTGCCGAATCTCCCCTTTTTGAAAGGGACGATACAAACGGATGTGAACCTGACCTTGACGGAGGACGGCATTGAAGTGGCACCCCGAATCGATTTTACCCAAACCGCCATCGATCTCAGACGGTGGGGGTGGATCAAGCCTGTGGGCACTTCCGCCGTCCTTAAAGGCCGAAGCACGCTGACCGACGGGAATATCCTCACCGTGTCCGAACTCATCCTATCGGGGAAAAAACTGGATATTCAAGGCAGCGGAAAAGCGACATTCGGCACTTCGACAACCGTTGATGTTAAACTTGATCCATTGAATGTGGGAAACCATCAATTATTCGGAGAGTTGACCTTCGACGAAAAAAAAGGTTTCCAGGTGAACCTGACCGGCTCCGGATTCGATGCCGCCGGACTTCTCAAAATGGGGAAATCTTCTCCGCCGGCTGATCCATCCACCCAGCCGTCGCAGGATAAGAAAACGCGACCTGAAACCGTCATTACTTTCGATATCGACAAGGTTTTTCTGGCCAACGGCGTCATCCTGAACCGGCCCAAAGGCAGGATCGTCTGGAATGGGGAAAAAATTCATTCGGTGCTCATCGACGGCACCTTCAGGGAGGAGGCGCCCCTGCATATCGCCGTGACCCGGAAAACGAATCCGGAACAAATCCTCATTCAAACCTCGGATGCCGGTACCCTCCTTAAGGGAATTGATGTCTACGGGAATATTCGGGGCGGCGCCCTGGTCTTCGACGGTCAATCCGAAAACCTTCTGCCGACCCGAAAACGCGTGTCGGGAAGCATAAAAATAAAGGATTTTCTGGTGGTTAACGCTCCGGGTCTGGTCAAGGTGCTTTCCATGGCATCCTTCGTGGGAGCTCTTGGGCAACTCCAGAGCGGCGGTATCCATTTCGGTACTCTCGATGGAAACCTGACCTTTGAGAACAACATCATCACCCTTGACGGCGGTCGGATGGAAGGTATCTCCCTCGCCATGACCGCCGAAGGCAGCTATGACGTTGAAAAACGGATGTCCGACATCAAAGGCATCGTGATCCCGGTCAACATCCTCAACCAAGTGGTCGACATGATACCGATTTTAGGAAAACTGATCGTCGGACAGGGCATCATCGCGACGGATTACACCATCAAGGGTCCTATGGACAACCCGGAGGTCAGCATCCATCCCCTCACCACCCTGTCCGTGGGATTCCTCCGAGACGTCTTCAAGGGGTTCGATTTCAAAGCCCCGGGAAACGCAGACGGAACGAATGCGGTTTCTCCCGGGAAGAAGGAGGGAACACCCTCCAGGTGA